One genomic window of Fusarium keratoplasticum isolate Fu6.1 chromosome 3, whole genome shotgun sequence includes the following:
- a CDS encoding BUD22 domain-containing protein — protein sequence MPKRKRGEPSLNDKLEKHCNEVFRALKSAKGFERQRLSKRLREDGIGPDKKERLEREVTVLKSLDLHQTARAHMYSSLLKVKTLAASPDLPEEIRAGVPKPELSPDEQAALHNVTSGLYNREPVKQAVDRAVTAVCQALNVPLPEKAKRSRKSKREEKEEQPSDRIEKATKTEKEVPEDDVLASVEEEEDGYDDESEFEGFSDVDTAAQDAEDMDSEDEAEEEKELSKYENLLGGSSDEDEDFDDERFAQFRGKEKVNLDDISVSGSDAEPELDSDSDSEPEARQQASVSLSPSPPPAKKKKKDKTVPARPRDSTFLPSLMGGYISGSESASDVDVAPSKKRLGQRQRQAIWEKKFGTRAKHLQRPAKQRGGRDSGWDMKRGAVDGGDDQQRTPWKKGIRNPLTRQVADSKPEVQRPPTKKDDEGPLHPSWAARKQAKASEKTAAFAGSKITFD from the exons ATGCCCAAGCGAAAGCGCGGCGAGCCCAGCTTGAacgacaagctcgagaagcacTGCAATGAGGTCTTTCGGGCTCTCAAGTCTGCCAAGGGCTTTGAGCGTCAGAGGCTCAGCAAGAGGCTTCGAGAGGATGGCATCGGGcctgacaagaaggagagatTGGAACGGGAGGTGACTGTGCTAAAG TCGCTCGACCTTCACCAAACCGCTCGTGCACACATGTACTCGTccctcctcaaggtcaagaccCTCGCCGCGTCCCCCGACCTGCCCGAAGAGATCCGCGCCGGTGTCCCAAAGCCCGAGCTGTCCCCCGACGAACAGGCCGCCCTGCACAATGTTACCAGCGGACTGTACAACCGAGAACCCGTGAAGCAAGCCGTCGACCGCGCCGTCACCGCCGTGTGCCAAGCACTCAACGTCCCCCTCCCCGAGAAAGCGAAGCGATCACGCAAGTCcaagagagaggagaaggaggagcagccATCCGACCGGATAgagaaggccaccaagacggaAAAGGAAGTTCCTGAGGACGATGTTCTGGCATcagtagaggaagaggaggatggctATGACGACGAGTCAGAGTTTGAGGGCTTCTCGGATGTCGACACAGCCGCTCAGGATGCTGAAGATATGGACAGCGAagacgaggctgaagaggagaaagagtTATCCAAGTACGAAAACCTGCTAGGCGGTTCTTcggacgaagacgaagactTTGACGACGAGCGATTCGCACAGTTCAggggcaaggagaaggtgaacctcgacgacatctcCGTCTCCGGCTCAGACGCCGAGCCAGAGCTCGATTCAGATTCGGATTCCGAACCAGAGGCTCGTCAACAAGCCTCAGTCTCTCTCTCGCCCTCACCACCTccggcaaagaagaagaagaaggacaagacggTCCCCGCCCGCCCTCGCGATTCCACCTTTCTCCCCTCCCTCATGGGCGGCTACATCTCGGGCTCCGAATCCGCCTCGGACGTGGACGTCGCGCCATCCAAGAAGCGCCTCGGCCAGCGCCAACGCCAGGCCATctgggagaagaagtttgGCACCAGGGCGAAGCACCTCCAACGACCGGCCAAACAACGCGGAGGGCGCGACTCGGGCTGGGACATGAAGCGTGGCGCCGTGGACGGAGGAGACGACCAGCAGCGCACACCCTGGAAGAAGGGCATCCGCAACCCGCTCACCAGACAGGTCGCCGATTCCAAGCCTGAGGTCCAGAGGCCGCCGACCAAGAAGGATGACGAGGGTCCACTGCATCCCAGCTGGGCCGCGAGGAAGCAGGCAAAGGCGTCTGAGAAGACGGCGGCGTTTGCGGGATCAAAGATTACGTTTGACTGA